One window of Xanthomonas sp. 10-10 genomic DNA carries:
- the epmA gene encoding EF-P lysine aminoacylase EpmA translates to MTAVQLDLAALQLRAQLNAAIRAFFAERGVLEVETPVLSQAGNTEPNIDSFSTRFSGHVDAGAPVRWLRTSPEYPLKRLLAAGLGDCYELGRVFRNGEAGGRHNPEFSMLEWYRVGWNDRALAQETIALVQRALALVQRQATVQVLSYRELFVQRLGIDPLLDPVDTLRAVLNDVAIDPQGLTRDDWLDLLMTHRLQPGFASDTLTVVHDWPASQCALARIRHDSPPVAERFELYLGAYEVANGYHELNDAREQRARFIRDNNVRAARGLPQLPLDEHLLAVLSQLPDCAGVAVGVDRLLMALRDTTQIADVLAFDFARA, encoded by the coding sequence ATGACGGCAGTGCAACTGGATCTGGCCGCGCTGCAACTGCGCGCGCAGCTCAATGCCGCGATTCGCGCGTTCTTTGCCGAGCGCGGCGTGCTGGAAGTGGAGACGCCGGTGTTGTCGCAGGCCGGCAACACCGAACCGAACATCGACAGCTTCAGCACTCGCTTCAGCGGGCACGTGGATGCCGGCGCGCCGGTGCGCTGGCTGCGCACCTCGCCGGAATATCCTCTCAAGCGATTGCTCGCAGCCGGTCTGGGCGATTGTTACGAGCTGGGACGCGTGTTTCGCAATGGCGAAGCCGGCGGCCGGCACAATCCGGAATTCAGCATGCTCGAGTGGTATCGGGTGGGCTGGAACGACCGCGCCCTGGCCCAGGAAACCATCGCGCTGGTCCAGCGCGCCCTGGCCCTGGTGCAGCGGCAAGCGACGGTACAGGTGCTCAGCTATCGCGAGCTGTTCGTGCAACGCCTGGGCATCGACCCCTTGCTGGACCCGGTCGACACGCTGCGTGCAGTACTGAATGACGTCGCCATCGATCCACAGGGACTGACGCGCGACGATTGGCTGGACCTGTTGATGACCCATCGCCTCCAGCCGGGCTTTGCCAGCGATACCTTGACCGTGGTGCACGACTGGCCCGCCAGCCAATGCGCGCTGGCGCGGATCCGTCACGACAGCCCGCCGGTGGCCGAGCGCTTCGAGCTGTATCTGGGCGCCTATGAAGTGGCCAACGGCTACCACGAATTGAACGACGCCCGGGAGCAACGGGCCCGCTTCATCCGCGACAACAACGTGCGTGCGGCGCGCGGCTTGCCGCAGTTGCCGCTGGATGAGCACCTGCTGGCGGTGTTGTCGCAGCTGCCCGATTGCGCCGGCGTGGCGGTGGGAGTGGATCGGCTATTGATGGCCTTGCGCGACACTACGCAGATTGCCGACGTGCTGGCATTCGACTTCGCGCGCGCCTGA
- a CDS encoding DUF3011 domain-containing protein, which produces MKWLISLCGLWCLPLLMLADARAAERGSGVVRCESKDLARVHCAMDVASGVQLVRQLSETSCIRGSEWDVDRDGVWVEQGCRAEFATAAPAATLMRRVVRCDSNGGKVACPVVLRGAPVRLLRQRSMWPCKEGRTWGTRRNEIWVSRGCDGEFEVGAEDGSGFVAVPRMVTCESKKSTRRTCGVSVERKVRLGRQISRTPCVEGQTWGWSRDGVWVNDGCRAEFIVD; this is translated from the coding sequence ATGAAGTGGCTGATCAGCTTATGCGGTTTGTGGTGCCTGCCGCTGCTGATGCTCGCTGATGCGCGTGCCGCCGAGCGGGGCTCGGGCGTGGTGCGTTGCGAATCCAAGGACCTGGCCCGCGTGCACTGCGCGATGGATGTCGCCAGCGGCGTGCAGCTGGTCCGTCAGCTCTCCGAAACCAGCTGCATCCGCGGCAGCGAATGGGATGTCGACCGCGACGGTGTGTGGGTGGAGCAGGGCTGCCGTGCCGAATTCGCCACCGCTGCGCCTGCGGCTACCTTGATGCGGCGCGTGGTGCGCTGCGATTCCAATGGCGGCAAGGTCGCGTGCCCGGTGGTGCTGCGCGGCGCGCCGGTACGCCTGCTGCGTCAGCGCTCGATGTGGCCGTGCAAGGAAGGCCGCACCTGGGGAACGCGCCGTAACGAAATCTGGGTGTCGCGCGGTTGCGACGGCGAGTTCGAGGTCGGTGCCGAAGATGGCTCCGGGTTCGTGGCGGTGCCGCGCATGGTCACCTGCGAATCGAAGAAGAGCACGCGCCGCACCTGCGGGGTGTCGGTGGAGCGCAAGGTGCGCCTGGGCCGGCAGATATCCCGAACGCCGTGCGTGGAGGGCCAGACCTGGGGCTGGAGCCGCGACGGGGTGTGGGTCAACGACGGTTGCCGCGCCGAGTTCATCGTCGACTGA
- the mtnA gene encoding S-methyl-5-thioribose-1-phosphate isomerase, translated as MNDSAHIDYARYDHIRPLLWTGDALELLDQRKLPFVVEHVRCQTSDAVAEAIHSLAVRGAPAIGIAAGWGVVLGARDIAADDGSAALQRLEPALLRLNAARPTAVNLAWALMRMRRVLGAAGADWREVIAREAQAIADEDLAANRHMGALGAGLIAPGSGVLTHCNTGSLATAGFGTALGVIRAGMAQQRIAKVFAGETRPWLQGARLTVWELQQDGIDATLIADSAAAHLMKSGLVQWVIVGADRICANGDTANKIGTYQLAIAARHHGVKFMVVAPSSTVDMATSDGDQIEIEQRDPGELFGVGGVRTVAEGIHAWNPVFDVTPGALIDAIVTERGVIEHPDPARMQAAFGS; from the coding sequence ATGAACGACAGCGCCCATATCGATTACGCCCGCTACGACCACATCCGTCCGCTGTTGTGGACCGGCGATGCCCTGGAATTGCTCGATCAACGCAAACTGCCCTTCGTGGTGGAGCATGTGCGTTGCCAGACCAGCGATGCGGTGGCCGAGGCCATCCATTCGCTGGCCGTGCGTGGTGCGCCGGCGATCGGTATCGCGGCCGGGTGGGGCGTGGTGTTGGGGGCGCGCGACATCGCTGCCGACGATGGCAGTGCGGCCTTGCAGAGACTCGAACCGGCGCTGTTGCGGCTCAATGCTGCGCGCCCGACCGCGGTCAACCTGGCCTGGGCATTGATGCGGATGCGTCGCGTGCTGGGCGCGGCCGGTGCCGACTGGCGCGAGGTGATTGCGCGCGAAGCACAGGCCATCGCCGATGAAGACCTGGCCGCCAATCGTCACATGGGCGCGCTCGGTGCCGGGCTGATCGCGCCGGGTAGCGGCGTGCTCACCCACTGCAACACCGGCTCGCTGGCCACCGCCGGTTTCGGCACTGCGCTGGGCGTGATTCGCGCCGGCATGGCGCAGCAACGCATCGCCAAGGTGTTCGCCGGCGAAACCCGCCCGTGGCTGCAGGGCGCGCGCCTGACTGTGTGGGAACTGCAGCAGGACGGCATCGATGCCACCCTGATCGCCGATTCGGCGGCCGCGCATCTGATGAAGTCCGGCCTGGTGCAATGGGTGATCGTCGGTGCGGACCGCATCTGCGCCAACGGCGATACCGCCAACAAGATCGGCACCTATCAGCTGGCCATTGCCGCACGCCACCACGGGGTCAAGTTCATGGTGGTGGCGCCGTCGTCGACGGTGGACATGGCCACCAGCGATGGCGATCAGATCGAGATCGAACAGCGCGATCCCGGCGAGCTGTTCGGCGTGGGCGGGGTGCGGACCGTGGCCGAGGGCATCCATGCCTGGAACCCGGTGTTCGACGTCACCCCGGGGGCACTGATCGATGCCATCGTCACCGAGCGAGGGGTGATCGAGCACCCCGATCCGGCCCGGATGCAGGCCGCTTTCGGCAGCTGA
- the gyrA gene encoding DNA gyrase subunit A, with protein MAETAKEIIQVNLEDEMRKSYLDYAMSVIVGRALPDARDGLKPVHRRVLFAMHELGAHSNKAYFKSARIVGDVIGKYHPHGDQSVYDTLVRMAQPFSLRYMMVDGQGNFGSVDGDSAAAMRYTESRMSRLAHELMADIDKETVDFQPNYDEKELEPTVMPTRFPSLLVNGSAGIAVGMATNIPPHNLTEAINACIALIDTPELDVEGLMEYIPGPDFPTAGIINGTAGIAAGYRTGRGRVRIRAKADVEVADNGREAIVVTEIPYQVNKARLIEKIAELVKEKKLEGISELRDESDKDGMRIYIEIKRGESAEVVLNNLYQQTQMESVFGINMVALIDGRPQLMNLKQMLEAFIRHRREVVTRRTIYELRKARARAHVLEGLTVALANIDEMIELIKTSANPQEARERMLAKTWEPGLVGALLGAAGAEASKPEDLAPGVGLANGFYQLSEVQAAQILEMRLHRLTGLEQEKLTDEYKQLLEVIQGLIRILENPDVLLQVIRDELINIREEYGDERRTEIRHSEEDLDILDLIAPEDVVVTLSHAGYAKRQPVSAYRAQRRGGRGRSAAATKEEDFIDQLWLVNTHDTLLTFTSSGKVFWLPVHQLPEAGSNARGRPIINWIPLESGERVQAVLPVREYADNRFVFFATRNGTVKKTPLSEFAFRLARGKIAINLDEGDALVGVALTDGDRDVLLFASNGKTVRFGESTVRSMGRTATGVRGIRMPKGEEVVSLIVSDPAGGIEIESDEDAADEVVDTADGADAGVIEVADDGNVAYILTATENGYGKRTPLAEYPRKGRGTQGVIGIQTTERNGKLVRAVLLGATDEVLLISDGGTLVRTRGSEISRVGRNTQGVTLIRLSKGEKLQAVERLDASLDEVDDVADDAGATAESVALPPATEE; from the coding sequence ATGGCAGAAACCGCCAAGGAAATCATCCAGGTCAACCTGGAAGACGAGATGCGCAAGAGCTATCTCGATTACGCCATGAGCGTGATCGTGGGCCGCGCACTCCCCGATGCCCGTGATGGCCTCAAACCTGTGCACCGCCGCGTGTTGTTCGCGATGCACGAACTGGGCGCCCACAGCAACAAGGCCTACTTCAAGTCGGCGCGTATCGTCGGCGACGTCATCGGTAAATACCATCCGCACGGCGACCAGTCGGTGTACGACACGCTGGTGCGCATGGCGCAGCCGTTCTCGTTGCGCTACATGATGGTGGACGGCCAGGGTAACTTCGGTTCGGTCGACGGCGACTCCGCCGCGGCGATGCGTTATACCGAGTCGCGCATGTCGCGGCTGGCGCATGAACTGATGGCCGATATCGACAAGGAAACCGTCGATTTCCAGCCCAATTACGATGAAAAGGAACTGGAACCGACGGTCATGCCGACGCGGTTCCCGAGCCTGCTGGTCAACGGTTCGGCCGGTATCGCGGTGGGCATGGCCACCAATATCCCGCCGCACAACCTGACCGAGGCGATCAACGCCTGCATCGCGCTGATCGACACGCCCGAGCTGGACGTCGAAGGCTTGATGGAATACATCCCGGGCCCGGATTTCCCCACCGCCGGCATCATCAACGGCACCGCCGGCATTGCCGCGGGCTATCGCACCGGCCGCGGCCGCGTGCGCATCCGCGCCAAGGCCGATGTGGAAGTGGCCGACAACGGCCGCGAGGCGATCGTCGTCACCGAGATCCCGTACCAGGTCAACAAGGCGCGGCTGATCGAAAAGATCGCCGAGCTGGTCAAGGAAAAGAAGCTCGAAGGCATCAGCGAGCTGCGCGATGAGTCCGACAAGGACGGCATGCGCATCTACATCGAAATCAAGCGCGGCGAGTCGGCCGAGGTTGTGCTCAACAACCTGTACCAGCAAACCCAGATGGAGTCGGTGTTCGGCATCAACATGGTGGCGCTGATCGACGGTCGCCCGCAGTTGATGAACCTCAAGCAGATGCTGGAGGCGTTCATCCGCCACCGCCGCGAGGTGGTCACCCGCCGCACCATTTACGAACTGCGCAAGGCGCGTGCGCGTGCGCATGTGCTGGAAGGCCTGACCGTTGCGTTGGCCAACATCGATGAAATGATCGAGTTGATCAAGACCTCGGCCAACCCGCAGGAAGCGCGCGAGCGCATGCTGGCCAAGACCTGGGAACCGGGTCTGGTCGGTGCGCTGCTGGGCGCGGCCGGCGCCGAGGCCTCCAAGCCGGAAGACCTGGCGCCCGGCGTGGGCCTGGCCAATGGTTTCTATCAGCTCAGCGAAGTGCAGGCCGCGCAGATCCTGGAAATGCGTCTGCATCGCCTGACCGGGTTGGAACAGGAAAAGCTGACCGACGAGTACAAGCAGTTGCTCGAGGTCATCCAGGGCCTGATCCGCATCCTGGAAAACCCGGACGTGCTGCTGCAGGTGATCCGCGACGAGCTGATCAACATCCGCGAAGAGTATGGCGACGAGCGCCGCACCGAGATCCGTCACAGCGAAGAAGATCTGGATATTCTCGATCTGATCGCGCCGGAAGACGTGGTGGTGACGCTGTCGCACGCCGGTTATGCCAAGCGTCAGCCGGTGAGCGCGTATCGCGCGCAGCGGCGTGGTGGCCGTGGCCGTTCTGCCGCAGCGACCAAGGAAGAGGATTTCATCGACCAGCTGTGGCTGGTCAACACGCACGACACGCTGCTGACCTTCACCAGCAGCGGCAAGGTGTTCTGGCTGCCTGTGCATCAATTGCCGGAAGCCGGCTCCAATGCGCGTGGCCGCCCGATCATCAACTGGATTCCGCTGGAATCCGGCGAGCGGGTGCAGGCGGTATTGCCGGTGCGCGAATACGCCGACAACCGCTTTGTGTTCTTCGCTACCCGCAACGGTACCGTCAAGAAGACCCCGCTGAGCGAATTCGCCTTCCGTCTGGCGCGCGGCAAGATCGCCATCAATCTGGATGAAGGCGATGCGCTGGTCGGCGTGGCCCTGACCGATGGCGATCGCGACGTGCTGTTGTTCGCCTCCAACGGCAAGACCGTGCGCTTCGGCGAGTCCACCGTGCGTTCGATGGGCCGTACCGCCACTGGCGTGCGTGGTATCCGCATGCCCAAGGGCGAGGAAGTGGTCAGCCTGATCGTGTCCGACCCGGCCGGTGGCATCGAGATCGAGTCCGATGAAGACGCTGCCGACGAAGTCGTCGACACCGCCGACGGCGCCGATGCAGGCGTGATTGAAGTCGCCGACGACGGCAATGTGGCCTATATCCTCACCGCCACCGAGAACGGCTACGGCAAACGCACTCCGCTGGCCGAATATCCGCGCAAGGGGCGCGGTACGCAGGGCGTGATCGGTATCCAGACCACCGAGCGCAACGGCAAGTTGGTGCGTGCGGTGCTGCTGGGCGCTACCGACGAAGTGTTGCTGATCTCCGATGGCGGCACCCTGGTGCGCACACGCGGTTCGGAAATTTCGCGCGTGGGCCGCAATACCCAGGGCGTGACGTTGATCCGCTTGTCCAAGGGCGAAAAGCTGCAGGCGGTCGAACGCCTGGATGCATCGCTGGATGAAGTGGACGACGTGGCGGACGACGCGGGCGCAACCGCCGAGTCCGTCGCACTGCCACCGGCAACCGAAGAGTGA
- a CDS encoding membrane-bound PQQ-dependent dehydrogenase, glucose/quinate/shikimate family, protein MTNVDRPSGRGHWALAILAGVIAVLGAVLLAGGVWLAALGGSWYYAPAGAAMLISGVLLLRGRNAGAWWFAAVVAGSLLWTWWESGSDYWRWVPRLGLIVGLALVLALLLPRLQRPVSRAVSRSVAGVLAAVFVVAFALAFKPFGVTEADGALAHAAGMVGGLVNGDASAASATTDVQPANAPADGDWAAYGRSQAGQRYSPLQQINRDNVAQLQQAWVFHTADLPSKRWGAETTPLKVGNSLYLCTARNQVIALDASSGKQRWRYDPKVRDEAIPYTAACRGVSYYEVPAVTTTGAAEAATAGSALCRTRVIEGTLDGRLIALDARSGQLCPDFGSNGQVDITVGMGDTPPGYVSINSPPAIVRGVVVTGHQVLDGQKRYEPSGVIEGFDAITGKLRWAWDMTHPDWNGAPPPGQTWTRGTPNMWTTAAADEQLGYVYLPMGNSTADYWSSSRTPQENRYATSLVALDVTTGKPVWNFQTTHIDAWDYDLGSQPSLIDFPKDGVNVPAVLLPSKQGELYVLDRRTGKPLVGVEERAVPAGGVEPQMRAKTQPFSLYHTLRKPDLTERDMWGMTPIDQLVCRIQFRKASYKGIYTPPEAERHSIEYPGYNGGSDWGSVAVDPQRGVIVANYNDMPNYNLLVPRAKADKLGWAPRDQVRGDAGGAEGAGDPQAGTPYAINVNAGWRLPFTKLLCKEPPYGGIRAIDLASGKTLWDRPFGSARGNGPFGIRSGLPIEIGTPNNGGSVVTAGGLIFIAAATDDLIRAIDLSTGKELWHAKLPAGGQANPMVYSYGGREYLVIMAGGHHFMETPAGDALIAYALPQH, encoded by the coding sequence ATGACGAATGTGGATCGTCCTTCCGGTCGCGGCCATTGGGCGCTTGCGATCCTGGCAGGCGTGATTGCCGTACTGGGTGCGGTGTTGCTGGCCGGTGGCGTGTGGTTGGCCGCGCTGGGTGGATCCTGGTATTACGCTCCGGCTGGTGCGGCGATGCTGATTTCAGGCGTGTTGCTGTTGCGTGGCCGCAACGCGGGCGCGTGGTGGTTTGCAGCTGTGGTGGCCGGCTCGCTGCTCTGGACATGGTGGGAGTCGGGCAGCGATTACTGGCGTTGGGTGCCGCGCCTGGGCCTGATCGTCGGTCTGGCGTTGGTGCTTGCGCTGCTGTTGCCCAGGCTGCAACGCCCGGTATCGCGCGCGGTGTCGCGCAGCGTGGCGGGTGTGTTGGCGGCGGTGTTTGTAGTCGCGTTTGCGTTGGCGTTCAAGCCGTTTGGGGTAACCGAGGCCGATGGCGCGTTGGCCCATGCTGCAGGGATGGTCGGCGGCCTGGTCAATGGCGATGCATCGGCAGCGTCTGCAACGACCGACGTGCAACCGGCCAACGCGCCCGCCGACGGCGATTGGGCCGCATACGGGCGTAGCCAGGCAGGTCAGCGCTATTCGCCGCTGCAACAGATCAACCGCGACAACGTCGCGCAGCTGCAGCAGGCCTGGGTCTTCCACACCGCAGACTTGCCAAGCAAGCGCTGGGGCGCGGAAACCACGCCGTTGAAGGTGGGCAACAGCCTGTACCTGTGTACTGCGCGCAACCAGGTGATCGCGCTGGATGCGTCCAGCGGCAAGCAGCGCTGGCGCTACGACCCCAAGGTCAGGGACGAGGCGATTCCGTATACCGCCGCGTGCCGTGGCGTGTCGTATTACGAGGTGCCGGCCGTGACCACGACGGGCGCTGCCGAGGCCGCAACCGCCGGTTCGGCGCTGTGCCGCACGCGGGTGATCGAAGGCACGCTGGATGGACGCCTGATTGCGCTGGATGCACGTAGCGGTCAACTGTGCCCGGACTTCGGCAGCAATGGCCAGGTCGATATCACCGTGGGCATGGGCGACACCCCGCCGGGCTATGTGTCGATCAATTCGCCGCCGGCCATCGTGCGCGGCGTGGTGGTCACCGGCCATCAGGTGCTGGATGGACAGAAGCGCTACGAACCCTCCGGTGTGATCGAAGGGTTCGACGCGATCACCGGAAAACTGCGCTGGGCCTGGGACATGACCCATCCGGACTGGAATGGCGCACCACCGCCGGGCCAGACCTGGACGCGTGGTACGCCCAATATGTGGACCACCGCCGCTGCGGACGAGCAGTTGGGCTATGTGTACCTGCCGATGGGCAACTCCACCGCCGATTACTGGAGCAGCTCGCGTACGCCGCAGGAGAATCGCTACGCGACCTCGCTGGTGGCGCTGGATGTCACCACCGGCAAGCCGGTGTGGAATTTCCAGACCACTCATATCGATGCCTGGGATTACGACCTGGGTTCGCAGCCGAGCCTGATCGATTTCCCCAAGGACGGCGTCAACGTGCCGGCGGTGTTGCTGCCGAGCAAGCAGGGCGAGCTGTATGTGCTGGATCGACGCACCGGCAAGCCGCTGGTTGGCGTGGAAGAGCGCGCGGTGCCCGCCGGTGGCGTCGAGCCACAGATGCGCGCAAAGACCCAGCCGTTTTCGCTGTATCACACGTTGCGCAAGCCGGATCTGACCGAACGCGACATGTGGGGCATGACCCCGATCGACCAATTGGTGTGTCGTATCCAGTTCCGCAAAGCCAGTTACAAGGGCATCTACACCCCACCGGAAGCCGAGCGGCATTCGATCGAATACCCCGGTTACAACGGCGGCTCCGATTGGGGCAGCGTGGCGGTGGACCCGCAGCGCGGCGTGATCGTGGCCAATTACAACGACATGCCGAACTACAACCTGCTGGTGCCGCGGGCCAAGGCCGACAAGCTGGGCTGGGCGCCGCGCGACCAGGTGCGCGGCGATGCAGGTGGCGCAGAAGGCGCGGGCGACCCGCAGGCCGGCACGCCGTATGCGATCAACGTCAACGCCGGCTGGCGGCTGCCGTTCACCAAGCTGTTGTGCAAGGAACCGCCGTATGGCGGCATCCGCGCCATCGATCTGGCCAGCGGCAAGACGCTGTGGGATCGCCCGTTCGGCAGTGCGCGCGGCAACGGCCCGTTCGGCATCCGCTCCGGCCTGCCGATCGAGATCGGGACGCCCAACAACGGTGGCTCGGTAGTGACTGCGGGCGGGCTGATCTTCATCGCGGCAGCCACCGACGACCTGATCCGCGCCATCGACCTGTCGACAGGCAAGGAGCTCTGGCACGCCAAGTTGCCGGCAGGCGGGCAGGCCAACCCCATGGTGTATTCCTATGGCGGCCGCGAGTACCTGGTGATCATGGCCGGCGGCCACCACTTCATGGAAACCCCGGCAGGCGACGCGTTGATCGCCTACGCATTACCGCAGCATTAG
- a CDS encoding acyltransferase: MEQERRIDALTGIRGLAALMVVYDHLGEQGFFVGSDLHLGELGVMVFFTLSGFLMAFLYGDKDPSSRAIGRYAISRFARIAPAYLAIVILSYMIYTLVDPNFVYPIHNGNLLRHLLFSGNVSALWSIPPEVQFYAIFVGLWMSLHALRSKGNAAPLIVALALVVVLVTYRAQFPGTFVGSKIHYFCTGVVLGLIRSQVPATAGMTALACVQAAAIVLCVMVFTGVIDLDLGTARTLYLDLETAGFTGVFVFLFSFDTRLSARLLGNRLIRLCGDCSFSMYLLNAPVIYIALALLGDRAPQPALALPVLLAIVAASWLMYGWLEMPANTLLRRLGLRLLRQPATALGVHAPAMAATPVPAGDPVR, from the coding sequence ATGGAGCAGGAAAGACGGATCGACGCGCTGACCGGCATTCGCGGCCTGGCCGCGCTGATGGTGGTTTACGACCATTTGGGCGAACAAGGCTTCTTCGTCGGCAGCGATCTGCATCTGGGCGAACTCGGCGTCATGGTGTTTTTCACCCTGAGCGGTTTCCTGATGGCCTTTTTGTATGGCGACAAGGATCCGAGCAGCCGGGCGATCGGCCGTTATGCCATTTCCAGATTCGCGCGCATTGCGCCGGCGTACCTGGCGATCGTCATCCTCTCTTACATGATCTACACCCTGGTCGACCCCAACTTTGTCTATCCCATCCACAACGGCAACCTGCTGCGGCACCTGCTGTTTTCCGGGAATGTATCGGCGCTCTGGAGCATTCCGCCGGAGGTCCAGTTTTACGCAATCTTCGTCGGGCTGTGGATGTCCCTGCATGCCCTGCGCAGCAAGGGCAATGCTGCCCCGCTGATCGTGGCGCTGGCATTGGTGGTTGTCCTGGTCACTTATCGCGCCCAGTTTCCTGGCACCTTCGTAGGCTCGAAGATCCATTACTTCTGCACCGGCGTCGTGCTGGGCCTGATCCGCAGCCAGGTGCCCGCCACCGCAGGCATGACGGCGCTGGCCTGCGTGCAGGCGGCAGCGATCGTGCTGTGCGTGATGGTCTTCACCGGCGTGATCGATCTCGACCTCGGCACCGCGCGCACGCTCTATCTGGACCTGGAAACCGCCGGATTTACCGGGGTCTTCGTCTTCCTTTTCTCTTTCGACACCCGATTGAGCGCACGCCTTCTGGGGAATCGCCTCATCCGCCTGTGCGGGGACTGCAGTTTCTCGATGTATCTGTTGAATGCGCCGGTCATCTATATCGCCCTGGCGCTGCTCGGCGACCGCGCTCCCCAGCCCGCCCTCGCTCTGCCGGTGCTGCTGGCGATCGTGGCCGCGTCCTGGTTGATGTACGGATGGCTCGAAATGCCGGCCAATACCCTGCTGCGTCGCCTCGGCCTGCGTTTGCTGCGCCAGCCTGCAACCGCGCTGGGTGTACATGCGCCGGCCATGGCGGCAACGCCCGTGCCGGCGGGCGACCCGGTGCGCTGA
- a CDS encoding acyltransferase: MQQEQRIDSLTGIRGLAALLVVYAHLAEERFFTDTHLFPGEMGVMVFFTLSGFLMAFLYGERDPNYPSVARYAISRFSRIAPAYLTVVLASYLIYNLVDPQFVYAISHDNLLRHLLFSGNVSALWSIPPEVQFYVIFVGIWFALRAFRTNSNVTLMVAVLGTILMLIAYRAQLPGTFIGSKIHYFLAGVVFGLVRTRVGASVNMTTLAVLQAGVIGLVLAVILGIIDVDLGSKRELYLTLETAGFAGIFVFLFSFDTGLSKRLLGNRLMMLSGECSFSMYLLNIPIIYAALAVMGGLPPRPALALPIIAITIAAAWTMYRLIEMPGNTLLRQLGTWLLLRPRSAPVVVPAAVEGAGPVLIQAPQVGQGVQVERP; the protein is encoded by the coding sequence ATGCAGCAGGAACAGCGCATCGATTCGTTGACCGGTATCCGCGGTCTTGCTGCGTTGCTTGTCGTCTACGCGCATCTGGCGGAAGAAAGATTCTTCACCGATACCCACCTGTTTCCAGGTGAGATGGGCGTCATGGTGTTCTTTACCCTGAGCGGGTTTCTGATGGCCTTTCTCTACGGAGAGAGAGACCCCAATTACCCCTCGGTGGCGCGCTACGCCATTTCCAGATTCTCGCGCATTGCTCCGGCCTACCTGACTGTCGTGCTGGCGTCCTATTTGATCTACAACCTGGTCGATCCGCAGTTCGTCTACGCCATCAGCCACGACAACCTGTTACGCCATCTGTTGTTTTCCGGCAACGTGTCCGCGCTGTGGAGCATTCCGCCGGAGGTCCAGTTCTACGTGATCTTCGTGGGCATCTGGTTTGCGCTGCGTGCCTTCCGCACCAACAGCAATGTCACCCTGATGGTGGCGGTGCTCGGCACCATCCTGATGCTCATCGCCTACAGGGCACAGCTGCCCGGCACCTTTATCGGCTCCAAGATCCATTATTTCCTGGCCGGCGTGGTGTTCGGCCTGGTGCGCACCCGGGTTGGCGCCAGCGTCAACATGACCACCCTGGCGGTGCTGCAGGCCGGCGTCATCGGGCTGGTGCTTGCGGTCATCCTGGGCATTATCGATGTCGATCTAGGCTCCAAGCGCGAGCTTTACCTCACGCTGGAGACCGCTGGCTTCGCCGGCATCTTCGTGTTCCTGTTCTCCTTCGACACCGGGCTGAGCAAGCGCCTGCTCGGCAACCGCTTGATGATGCTCAGCGGCGAATGCAGTTTCTCGATGTATCTGCTGAATATCCCGATCATCTACGCCGCCCTGGCGGTCATGGGCGGCCTGCCCCCAAGGCCGGCGCTGGCCTTGCCGATCATTGCGATCACCATCGCGGCCGCCTGGACGATGTACCGCCTGATCGAAATGCCGGGAAATACCCTGCTGCGCCAGCTGGGGACGTGGCTGTTGCTGCGCCCGCGCAGCGCGCCGGTCGTTGTGCCTGCGGCGGTGGAAGGTGCCGGGCCAGTACTGATCCAGGCGCCACAGGTCGGACAGGGCGTGCAAGTCGAGCGACCGTAA